In Streptomyces capitiformicae, one genomic interval encodes:
- a CDS encoding serine/threonine-protein kinase — protein MGTEGENVRVVAGRYRLEARIGRGGMGIVWRATDELLGRQVAVKELALDSSLPEEESRQLRERTLREARAVAGLSHPHIIVVHDVVEQDERPYIVMELIDGGSLAERIANHGPVDAREAARIGLDLLAALRRAHDAGVLHRDLKPANVLLEAGTDRVVLTDFGIAQVAGATTLTETGSFVGSPEYTAPERMSGVRAGPESDLWSLGALLCAVLSGESPFHRDSLGGVLHAVVFDEIRPPTQAMPLLPVVRGLLERDPDRRLDAAEAERLLRAFRETGRTPTSSMAPRASTGYTPTRRDVPHTPAAGALQDAPPAGQPGPPAPDRVAALREQPAERPPARSTRSVLLAAALVAAMAGAGVSAAALLMQDGGDGGGGTTPTSSAPRTPGTTGTVGTPGVSDEPSTPTVTRSRAATAPTVPSGYRLAEDERGFSLAVPEGFTREPQGERVFYESPGNAIRIGIKLGDAKEGGPLAVMRRAHERGPSTNPGYRYGRVAETTHDGWNAALWEFTWDGFSATEGPRHTYDLCWEQDGRLYDVWVSAPVGDVSEAKEYFDVAVDTFVRN, from the coding sequence ATGGGGACCGAGGGGGAAAACGTCCGTGTCGTAGCGGGTCGTTACCGGCTGGAGGCCAGGATCGGCCGGGGCGGTATGGGCATCGTGTGGCGTGCCACCGACGAACTCCTCGGCCGTCAGGTGGCGGTCAAGGAGCTGGCCCTCGATTCGTCGCTGCCGGAGGAGGAGTCCCGGCAGCTGCGCGAGCGCACCCTGCGGGAGGCCCGGGCGGTCGCAGGGCTGAGCCACCCGCACATCATCGTCGTGCACGACGTCGTCGAGCAGGACGAACGCCCGTACATCGTGATGGAGTTGATCGACGGCGGCTCGCTCGCGGAGCGGATCGCGAACCATGGTCCGGTCGACGCGCGCGAGGCCGCCCGGATCGGCCTCGACCTGCTGGCCGCACTGCGGCGGGCGCACGACGCCGGGGTGCTGCACCGTGACCTCAAACCCGCGAACGTCCTGCTGGAGGCGGGCACCGACCGTGTCGTCCTGACCGACTTCGGCATCGCCCAGGTCGCGGGCGCGACCACGCTCACCGAGACCGGGTCCTTCGTCGGCTCACCGGAGTACACCGCGCCCGAACGGATGTCCGGGGTCCGCGCCGGGCCGGAGTCCGACCTGTGGTCGCTGGGCGCGCTGCTGTGCGCCGTGCTGAGCGGGGAATCGCCGTTCCACCGGGACTCGTTGGGCGGCGTCCTGCACGCCGTCGTCTTCGACGAGATCCGCCCGCCGACGCAGGCCATGCCGCTGCTCCCCGTCGTACGCGGGCTGCTGGAGCGCGACCCGGACCGACGGCTCGACGCGGCGGAGGCGGAACGGCTGCTGCGGGCGTTCCGGGAGACGGGCCGTACGCCGACGTCGTCCATGGCACCGAGGGCATCGACCGGTTACACGCCGACCCGGCGGGACGTGCCGCACACGCCCGCGGCCGGGGCTCTTCAGGACGCGCCGCCGGCCGGGCAGCCGGGGCCGCCCGCACCGGACCGGGTGGCGGCCCTGCGCGAGCAACCCGCGGAGCGGCCGCCGGCGCGCTCCACCCGGAGCGTGCTGCTCGCGGCCGCGCTGGTGGCGGCGATGGCCGGGGCAGGGGTGTCGGCGGCGGCGCTGCTGATGCAGGACGGCGGCGACGGGGGCGGCGGTACGACGCCGACGAGTTCGGCACCGCGTACGCCGGGGACGACCGGGACCGTCGGTACGCCGGGGGTCTCCGACGAGCCGAGTACGCCCACCGTCACGCGCTCGCGGGCCGCAACCGCGCCGACCGTGCCCTCCGGGTACCGACTCGCCGAGGACGAGCGGGGCTTCAGTCTGGCCGTGCCGGAGGGCTTCACGCGGGAGCCGCAGGGGGAACGCGTCTTCTACGAGTCGCCGGGGAACGCGATCCGGATCGGGATCAAGCTCGGCGACGCGAAGGAGGGCGGGCCGCTCGCGGTGATGCGGCGTGCGCACGAGAGGGGGCCCTCCACCAACCCCGGCTATCGGTACGGGCGGGTCGCCGAAACCACGCACGACGGATGGAACGCCGCGCTCTGGGAGTTCACCTGGGACGGCTTCAGCGCGACGGAGGGACCCAGACACACGTACGACCTGTGCTGGGAGCAGGACGGACGCCTGTATGACGTGTGGGTGTCGGCGCCGGTCGGGGACGTGAGCGAGGCGAAGGAGTACTTCGACGTTGCGGTCGACACGTTCGTACGTAACTGA
- a CDS encoding serine/threonine-protein kinase: MQGLLLAERYRLVDTIGSGGMGRVWRAHDVVLHRAVAVKELTAALYVSENERTVLLKRTRAEARAAARINHSAVVTVHDVLEHDNRPWIVMELVEGVSLADAVREQGRVEPREAARIGMWVLRALRAAHGAGVLHRDVKPGNVLLAEDGRVMLTDFGIAQVEGDTTITRTGEIVGSVDYIAPERVRGQEPGHASDLWSLGATLYTAVEGKSPFRRTTPLTTMQAVVSEEVAEPVAAGPLGPVITALLCKDPAVRPGAEEAEQMLAEAAEGRRPRMAQAYVPTQATQATQATREQAGDAGGASGRHTSPVTAAGDDASAAPGTPVTPLVTVHRGDAAAPAPASVAKRRRWVRTIALVVLLAALVGAGGAAAMYYANEWRRGDSSAQGEQPTDGVPEGWVRVEDPEGFSLALPEGWKRQVEGAQIDYTPDNGEHFLRVAVDDSPDFDSPYHHQLDLEEQVKVRSEYRRVHLEENIYRDRPGALWDFTWTAVAKDTKFPGPRRAIEQMYLARDGVEYTIYMSAPAADWETAEEQFYAVLRSWRPTR; this comes from the coding sequence ATGCAGGGCCTGCTCCTCGCGGAGCGTTACCGGCTTGTCGACACGATCGGCAGCGGCGGTATGGGCAGGGTGTGGCGCGCGCACGATGTGGTGCTGCACCGGGCCGTCGCGGTCAAGGAGCTGACGGCGGCGCTCTACGTCTCGGAGAACGAGCGGACCGTCCTGCTGAAGCGGACCCGGGCCGAGGCGCGCGCGGCGGCGCGGATCAACCACTCGGCCGTCGTCACCGTGCACGACGTGCTGGAGCACGACAACCGGCCGTGGATCGTCATGGAGCTGGTCGAGGGTGTCTCGCTGGCCGACGCGGTCAGGGAGCAGGGGCGCGTCGAGCCGCGCGAGGCGGCGCGGATCGGCATGTGGGTGCTGCGCGCGCTCCGGGCCGCCCACGGGGCCGGTGTACTGCACCGCGACGTGAAGCCGGGCAACGTGCTGCTCGCCGAGGACGGCAGGGTCATGCTGACCGACTTCGGCATCGCCCAGGTCGAGGGCGACACCACCATCACGCGGACCGGGGAGATCGTCGGTTCCGTCGACTACATCGCCCCCGAACGGGTGCGCGGACAGGAGCCCGGGCACGCCTCCGACCTGTGGTCGTTGGGCGCCACGCTGTACACGGCGGTGGAGGGCAAGTCGCCGTTCCGGCGCACCACACCGCTCACCACCATGCAGGCAGTGGTGAGCGAGGAGGTCGCCGAGCCGGTGGCCGCGGGGCCGCTCGGGCCCGTCATCACCGCGCTGCTGTGCAAGGACCCCGCCGTACGGCCCGGTGCGGAGGAGGCCGAGCAGATGCTCGCCGAGGCGGCGGAGGGGCGGCGGCCGCGGATGGCTCAGGCGTACGTGCCCACGCAGGCCACGCAGGCCACGCAGGCCACGCGGGAACAGGCGGGGGACGCGGGGGGAGCGTCGGGGCGGCACACGTCGCCCGTGACCGCCGCCGGGGACGACGCGTCCGCGGCCCCCGGCACGCCCGTCACTCCGTTGGTCACCGTCCACCGGGGCGACGCTGCCGCGCCTGCTCCCGCTTCTGTCGCCAAGCGGCGCCGGTGGGTCCGTACGATCGCTCTCGTCGTCCTGTTGGCCGCGCTTGTCGGGGCCGGGGGCGCCGCCGCGATGTACTACGCGAACGAGTGGCGTCGGGGGGACAGTTCCGCCCAGGGGGAGCAGCCGACCGACGGCGTTCCCGAGGGGTGGGTTCGGGTCGAGGACCCGGAGGGTTTCAGCCTTGCGCTGCCCGAGGGCTGGAAGCGGCAGGTGGAGGGCGCGCAGATCGACTACACGCCCGACAACGGTGAGCACTTCCTCCGGGTCGCCGTGGACGACTCGCCGGACTTCGACAGCCCGTACCACCACCAGCTCGACCTGGAGGAGCAGGTGAAGGTGCGGTCCGAGTACCGGCGGGTGCATCTGGAGGAGAACATCTACCGCGACCGGCCGGGCGCGCTGTGGGACTTCACCTGGACCGCGGTGGCGAAGGACACGAAGTTCCCCGGGCCGCGCCGGGCGATCGAGCAGATGTATCTCGCCCGGGACGGCGTCGAGTACACGATCTACATGTCCGCGCCGGCGGCGGACTGGGAGACGGCGGAGGAGCAGTTCTACGCGGTGCTGCGCAGCTGGCGGCCGACGCGGTAG